The Granulicella sibirica genome has a segment encoding these proteins:
- a CDS encoding TIGR03435 family protein, translating into MMRLVLLLVLLNPFCVGLGTAQTVRDFQVATVKPSAPETERYTQIRGNKFAAGGITVQELLLYAYSVHPSQIVGGPDWLRSEKFDVLADPETEKRPSSEEMKAMVGRLLGDRFHLVLRREKRELPVYALVRTSKEIKFTRDDGEAKGLPTATGGFEPPGTLAVRNGTLANLAAFLQRFATSDITRPVVDQTGIAGHFDFDLRYTPVSSQFKAQGADGEVEAGSPPGLFTAIQEQLGLKLEATRADVDVLRVESILQPTEN; encoded by the coding sequence ATGATGCGCCTCGTACTTCTGCTTGTGTTGTTGAACCCGTTTTGTGTCGGCCTCGGCACCGCGCAGACGGTGAGAGATTTTCAAGTTGCAACGGTGAAGCCAAGCGCACCGGAGACGGAAAGGTACACGCAGATCCGGGGGAACAAGTTCGCCGCTGGTGGGATTACGGTTCAGGAGCTGCTGCTGTATGCGTACAGCGTGCATCCGAGCCAGATTGTCGGCGGTCCGGATTGGCTTCGGAGCGAGAAGTTCGATGTGCTTGCCGATCCTGAGACGGAGAAGCGCCCGTCGTCGGAGGAGATGAAGGCGATGGTCGGGCGGCTGCTCGGCGACCGGTTTCACCTGGTGCTGCGGCGGGAGAAGCGAGAGCTGCCGGTGTACGCTCTCGTACGCACAAGCAAGGAGATCAAGTTCACCAGGGATGACGGGGAAGCGAAGGGCCTTCCCACGGCGACGGGCGGGTTCGAACCTCCGGGGACGCTGGCGGTGCGCAACGGGACGCTGGCGAATCTTGCTGCTTTTCTGCAACGCTTCGCGACGAGTGATATTACCCGCCCGGTGGTCGACCAGACGGGGATAGCCGGACACTTCGATTTCGATCTGCGCTACACGCCGGTGAGCTCTCAGTTCAAAGCCCAGGGTGCGGACGGGGAGGTGGAGGCGGGTTCGCCGCCCGGGTTGTTCACGGCGATCCAGGAGCAACTCGGCTTGAAGCTTGAGGCGACTCGAGCCGATGTGGATGTCTTGCGGGTCGAATCCATCCTGCAGCCTACGGAAAACTGA
- a CDS encoding M23 family metallopeptidase — protein sequence MKTPILAANLLVLPMLLALTGCEKPTVDVPSSVTTIGQVTPVAVHVRDPHGVSKFTATLTQNGAEYKAFELAAPSKAADTAVSFEIGAKTTPQLKDGSAKLVLEATSGGLMHEKTRVERDVNVVTQPPSVSADSEQHYLYLGMADLATLNVTGASTSAGVRVGDQTFRAWPMPGGKPGMFSLFAFAWNMPQGTTPVVFASNGANEVSTPLTVIFPKKEQPVYTQHEIQVSDQFMQKVLGELDPGGSGDPVERFVKVNTEMRKSNNRTLADLRLKTADSFLWHQPFIRQAHSQAEATFADVRSYMYHGKKIDQQVHLGYDLAVTQHVGVEASNDGKVVWAAPLGIYGNCVVLDHGYGLQTIYGHMSRIDVHEGDMVKRSQVMGLSGMTGMAGGDHIHFAMQLDGVQIDPKEWWDEHWIKDHVLKRVDVAGFEK from the coding sequence GTGAAGACTCCGATCCTTGCTGCAAATCTCCTGGTGTTGCCGATGTTGCTTGCTTTAACGGGCTGTGAGAAGCCCACGGTGGATGTCCCTTCGTCTGTGACGACGATTGGGCAGGTGACGCCGGTTGCGGTGCATGTGCGGGATCCGCATGGGGTGAGCAAGTTTACGGCTACGCTGACGCAGAATGGCGCGGAGTACAAGGCGTTTGAACTGGCGGCTCCGTCGAAGGCGGCGGATACCGCGGTCAGCTTCGAGATTGGGGCAAAGACGACTCCGCAGTTGAAAGACGGCTCGGCGAAGCTTGTGCTTGAGGCGACTTCGGGCGGGTTGATGCATGAGAAGACGCGGGTGGAGCGTGACGTGAATGTGGTCACGCAGCCGCCGTCGGTGAGCGCGGACTCGGAGCAGCACTATTTGTATTTGGGCATGGCGGACCTGGCTACGTTGAATGTGACGGGTGCGTCCACGTCGGCGGGTGTGCGGGTTGGGGATCAGACGTTCCGGGCGTGGCCCATGCCGGGTGGGAAGCCGGGGATGTTCTCGCTGTTTGCGTTTGCGTGGAATATGCCGCAGGGGACGACGCCTGTGGTGTTTGCTTCGAATGGGGCGAACGAGGTTTCGACACCACTCACGGTCATCTTCCCGAAGAAGGAGCAGCCGGTTTATACGCAGCACGAGATACAGGTCTCGGACCAGTTTATGCAGAAGGTTCTTGGGGAGCTTGATCCGGGTGGTTCGGGCGATCCCGTGGAGCGGTTCGTGAAGGTGAACACGGAGATGCGCAAGTCGAATAACAGGACGCTGGCCGATCTCCGGCTGAAGACTGCGGATAGCTTCCTTTGGCATCAGCCCTTTATTCGGCAGGCGCACTCGCAGGCGGAGGCGACGTTCGCCGATGTGCGGAGCTATATGTATCACGGCAAGAAGATCGATCAGCAGGTCCATCTTGGGTACGATCTTGCGGTGACGCAGCATGTGGGTGTCGAGGCTTCGAATGACGGCAAGGTGGTGTGGGCGGCTCCGCTTGGGATCTATGGAAACTGCGTTGTGCTCGACCATGGGTATGGCCTGCAGACGATCTATGGACACATGAGCCGGATCGATGTGCATGAGGGCGACATGGTGAAGCGGAGCCAGGTGATGGGGTTGAGCGGCATGACCGGAATGGCGGGGGGCGACCACATTCATTTTGCGATGCAGCTGGATGGGGTGCAGATCGATCCGAAGGAGTGGTGGGATGAGCACTGGATCAAGGACCATGTGCTGAAGCGGGTGGATGTGGCTGGGTTCGAGAAGTAG
- a CDS encoding EAL domain-containing protein codes for MAFQPIVDVNAEEVFAYEALVRGPEGQSAGSVLGQVTAENRYAFDQGCRVQAITLAAKLGLVDTGARLSINFMPGAVYSASACIQLTLKTARQVNFPAERLIFEFVESEEVVDPSHLLGIIEEYRRRGFLVALDDFGAGFSGLNLLADLPTDVIKLDMALTRNIARRPAAHAIVRSMVDLAKTLGSYLVAEGVETLEEYEALRDCGIHLMQGYLFAKPAFEALPEFTLPRVLKTETAYRIPSTPRELPGVLA; via the coding sequence ATGGCTTTTCAGCCGATCGTCGATGTAAACGCGGAGGAAGTGTTCGCGTATGAAGCGCTCGTCCGGGGACCGGAAGGCCAGTCGGCTGGATCTGTTCTTGGACAGGTCACGGCGGAGAACCGGTATGCCTTCGACCAGGGCTGCCGTGTGCAGGCGATCACACTCGCGGCAAAGCTTGGGCTGGTGGATACGGGCGCGCGTCTCTCGATCAACTTCATGCCGGGCGCTGTGTATAGCGCGTCCGCCTGCATCCAGTTGACGCTGAAGACGGCACGGCAGGTGAACTTTCCCGCAGAGCGGCTGATCTTCGAATTTGTCGAGTCGGAGGAGGTGGTCGATCCTAGTCACCTGCTCGGCATTATCGAGGAGTACCGGCGGCGCGGCTTCCTGGTTGCGCTGGATGACTTCGGCGCGGGCTTCTCGGGGTTGAATCTGCTGGCCGATCTTCCGACGGATGTGATCAAGCTCGATATGGCTCTTACGCGCAACATCGCGCGGCGGCCCGCGGCGCACGCTATCGTTCGGAGCATGGTGGACCTGGCGAAGACGCTTGGGAGCTACCTTGTCGCTGAAGGTGTGGAGACGTTGGAGGAGTACGAGGCGCTTCGCGATTGCGGGATCCACCTGATGCAGGGTTATCTCTTCGCAAAGCCCGCCTTTGAGGCTCTTCCAGAGTTCACGCTTCCACGGGTGCTCAAAACCGAAACGGCCTATCGCATTCCGTCCACACCACGGGAATTGCCGGGGGTGCTTGCCTGA
- a CDS encoding alpha/beta hydrolase, with product MSCRWMMLALLAILAPSYYLGSAQAAGKVTQETAPVPLVAAPKGDPVVGADGSAVFSLDLPNAKDVKLTLEGGAAPMPMVKDDAGRWTVTVPHLDPEYYSYNFVVDGVSFTDPHNTMVKTSAFSVQSVFLVPGGKPWEIADVPHGEVHHHLYHSAIVQADSEYYVYTPPGFDAGSKKTYPVLYLLHGYSDDASAWTSMARANLILDNLMAAGKAKPMIVVMPLGYGNMEMITRGWAAWRDPGLPRDNFQKFGEALFREVMPRVQKEYPLSSKREEHAIAGLSMGGAESLLVGLGHTEEFAYVGGFSAGGIGSGPFDAEFPAITPATGAAVNGKLKLLWISCGTDDGLYGPNQKLVAWLKERNVTPKVTYTPGRHVWMVWRDNLSNFVPLLFQ from the coding sequence ATGTCCTGCCGCTGGATGATGCTGGCTCTGCTCGCTATTTTGGCTCCGTCGTACTATCTCGGATCGGCACAGGCCGCGGGAAAGGTGACTCAGGAGACGGCTCCGGTTCCGCTGGTTGCCGCGCCGAAGGGGGATCCGGTGGTTGGGGCGGATGGGTCGGCTGTGTTCTCGCTCGATTTGCCGAATGCGAAGGACGTGAAGCTTACCCTTGAGGGTGGCGCGGCTCCGATGCCGATGGTGAAGGATGACGCGGGGCGTTGGACGGTCACCGTTCCACATCTCGATCCGGAGTACTACTCGTATAACTTCGTCGTGGATGGGGTGAGTTTTACCGACCCGCATAACACGATGGTGAAGACGAGCGCGTTCAGCGTGCAGAGCGTCTTCCTGGTGCCGGGGGGCAAGCCGTGGGAGATCGCGGATGTGCCGCATGGCGAGGTGCATCATCATCTGTATCACTCGGCGATCGTGCAGGCGGATAGCGAATACTACGTCTACACACCGCCCGGGTTCGATGCCGGTTCGAAGAAGACGTATCCGGTGCTTTACCTGCTGCACGGGTATAGCGACGATGCGAGTGCGTGGACATCGATGGCGCGGGCGAACCTGATCCTGGATAACCTGATGGCGGCGGGGAAGGCGAAGCCGATGATCGTGGTGATGCCGCTGGGCTACGGCAACATGGAGATGATCACGCGGGGATGGGCGGCGTGGCGGGATCCGGGGCTGCCGCGGGATAACTTCCAGAAGTTTGGCGAGGCGCTGTTTCGCGAGGTGATGCCTCGGGTGCAGAAGGAGTATCCGCTGTCGTCCAAGCGGGAAGAGCATGCGATTGCGGGGCTCTCGATGGGTGGGGCGGAGAGCCTGCTGGTCGGGCTTGGGCACACGGAGGAGTTCGCGTATGTCGGAGGGTTCAGCGCGGGTGGGATTGGGAGCGGGCCGTTCGACGCGGAGTTTCCGGCGATTACTCCGGCGACCGGTGCGGCGGTCAATGGAAAGCTGAAGCTGCTTTGGATATCGTGCGGGACAGACGATGGACTTTATGGGCCGAACCAGAAGCTGGTGGCGTGGCTGAAGGAACGAAATGTAACGCCGAAGGTAACGTATACGCCGGGCCGGCATGTGTGGATGGTCTGGCGGGATAACCTGAGCAACTTTGTGCCGTTGTTGTTCCAGTAG
- a CDS encoding AraC family transcriptional regulator, whose translation MDPLSDVLSLLKPRSYNSGAFEVTSDLAIRFPRHQGIKCYAMIAGQCWLVVEGVPGPVLLAAGDCFLLPRGLPFCLTTDLSLTPVDFTVILEALKSGSMVRRNAPGDRYIAGGHFLLEGSQAGMLLQTLPPIVHIRKESDKAAMRWSLDRMSEELRNPQPGGTLIAQQLAYMMLVQALRLHLAEGARGGVGWLFALADKQMSIAITCMHDAPGRQWTLQELAERVGMSRSIFALRFKETVGKTPMEYLTRWRMMLAGDKLTSSPDSISEIALSLGYESESAFGKAFKRCMGCSPRQYSRGSTAASPTEAIYSSHMELAAAV comes from the coding sequence ATGGACCCACTCTCAGACGTCCTCTCGCTCTTGAAACCCCGCAGCTATAACTCCGGCGCGTTCGAAGTGACGAGCGACCTCGCGATCCGCTTCCCCAGGCATCAGGGCATCAAGTGCTACGCCATGATCGCCGGCCAGTGCTGGCTCGTGGTGGAAGGCGTTCCCGGCCCCGTGCTCCTCGCCGCGGGAGACTGCTTCCTCTTGCCGCGCGGTCTCCCGTTCTGCCTCACGACCGACCTCTCCCTCACCCCGGTCGATTTCACCGTCATCCTCGAGGCACTGAAAAGCGGCAGCATGGTCCGGCGGAACGCGCCCGGCGACCGCTACATCGCCGGGGGACACTTCCTCCTCGAAGGCAGCCAGGCCGGCATGCTTCTGCAAACCCTCCCACCCATCGTGCATATCCGCAAGGAGTCCGACAAAGCCGCCATGCGCTGGTCGCTCGATCGCATGAGCGAAGAGCTGCGAAACCCGCAGCCCGGAGGCACGCTCATCGCGCAGCAACTCGCTTACATGATGCTCGTGCAGGCTCTCCGCCTGCATCTTGCCGAGGGCGCACGAGGCGGCGTCGGCTGGCTCTTCGCTCTCGCCGACAAGCAGATGAGCATCGCCATCACCTGCATGCACGACGCTCCCGGCCGCCAATGGACCCTGCAGGAGCTCGCCGAACGCGTCGGCATGTCACGCTCCATCTTCGCGTTGAGGTTCAAGGAGACCGTCGGCAAGACCCCCATGGAGTACCTCACCCGCTGGCGCATGATGCTCGCCGGAGACAAGCTGACCAGCTCCCCCGACTCCATCTCCGAGATCGCTCTCTCCCTCGGCTACGAGTCCGAGAGCGCCTTCGGCAAGGCATTCAAACGCTGCATGGGCTGCTCCCCGAGACAATACAGCCGCGGCAGCACCGCCGCCTCGCCCACGGAAGCCATCTACAGCAGCCACATGGAACTAGCCGCCGCCGTCTAG
- a CDS encoding prolyl oligopeptidase family serine peptidase, translated as MQGRVYAFRMFRRLISNAAFLLAVSFPGFDAVAQTQRSIAPPPVAPVRPVTDTYFGQQVVDPYRYLEDQKSPEVVAFMKGQADYTRAVLDSIPGRKAFADEMSRYMNAEEAAITDVKVAGPYLFYRKRKRGENQASLYVRMGGGTERMLLDLPKLSTATTHVSLDDYSPADDGRLVSVDLSPGGSEEKTAHLYETASGRELPEKLERTEGGVFSADDKIYFYLQLEKLGPDAPPTDKYRRVMVHQHVLGTPVEQDVTVIGRGVSPDIDVPEYSFPFAATVPGSRFAFALVTPGVDPYGSVYVGPPSALTTHTGWRKVADHDDKVTDEALHGDDLYLVSFDGTLNGKILRVDAGHPDLKKAEVVLPGSDLVLSGGFIGSNVLHAAQDGLYIECLQNGIGRVLRLPYGAGPKAVMLPLPLKEHADAVATALSAPGAVIDLTSWTEPGDGFRYDPKTATLTAMHLKVPNGIDPTDLVSEELTIKGLDGTPLPLSIVYKKGLVRDGKAPLAMIGYGAYGDAFTPGFSRRNMAWLERGGVLAIAHVRGGGELGEGWHLAGKKLTKPNTWRDFIASAQYLIDAKYTSKERLGIWSQSAGGVLIGRSITERPDLFAAAVDGVPCSDMLREETGANGPANIPEFGSVKEEDGFKALREMAAYEHVLPGTKYPATLVTAGANDPRVDPWEGAKMASRLQAANGGTKPILFRVNYDAGHGITDTVAQQVSDWTDIFTFFLWNFGDAGFQPMVVAGAEGHGR; from the coding sequence ATGCAGGGGCGCGTGTATGCTTTTCGCATGTTCAGGCGCCTTATTTCAAATGCTGCCTTCCTGCTGGCTGTGAGCTTCCCTGGTTTTGACGCCGTGGCGCAGACTCAGAGGTCGATTGCACCTCCCCCGGTGGCCCCGGTGCGGCCGGTGACGGATACATACTTCGGGCAGCAGGTGGTCGATCCCTACCGGTATCTCGAGGACCAGAAGTCCCCTGAGGTCGTGGCTTTCATGAAGGGGCAGGCGGACTATACGCGGGCTGTGCTGGACAGCATTCCAGGACGCAAGGCGTTCGCGGACGAGATGTCGCGCTACATGAATGCCGAAGAGGCGGCGATCACGGACGTCAAGGTGGCCGGACCGTATCTGTTCTATCGGAAACGCAAGCGCGGGGAGAACCAGGCGAGCCTCTATGTGCGCATGGGCGGCGGAACGGAGCGCATGCTCCTGGATCTGCCGAAGCTTTCGACGGCGACGACTCATGTGTCGCTGGACGACTACTCTCCCGCGGATGATGGCAGGCTTGTGAGCGTCGATCTTTCGCCGGGCGGGTCGGAGGAGAAGACGGCTCATCTGTACGAGACGGCGAGCGGGCGGGAGTTGCCGGAGAAGCTTGAGCGTACGGAGGGTGGCGTGTTTTCCGCGGATGACAAGATCTACTTTTACCTTCAGCTTGAGAAGCTTGGTCCGGACGCACCGCCGACGGACAAGTACCGCAGGGTGATGGTGCATCAGCATGTTCTCGGTACGCCGGTCGAGCAGGATGTAACGGTGATCGGGCGGGGAGTCTCGCCGGACATCGATGTTCCGGAGTACTCGTTCCCGTTTGCCGCGACAGTTCCGGGATCGAGGTTCGCCTTCGCGCTGGTGACGCCCGGAGTCGATCCATACGGCTCGGTCTATGTTGGGCCGCCATCCGCGCTGACGACACACACGGGTTGGCGCAAGGTAGCCGATCATGACGACAAGGTGACGGATGAGGCGCTGCATGGGGACGATCTTTACCTGGTCAGTTTCGATGGGACGCTGAACGGCAAGATCCTTCGCGTGGATGCAGGGCATCCGGATCTGAAGAAGGCCGAGGTTGTGCTGCCAGGGAGCGACCTGGTGCTGAGCGGAGGGTTTATCGGCTCGAACGTGCTGCATGCGGCCCAGGACGGGCTCTATATTGAATGCCTGCAGAACGGGATCGGGCGGGTGTTGCGCCTGCCGTATGGCGCGGGGCCGAAGGCGGTGATGCTTCCTCTGCCGCTGAAGGAGCATGCCGACGCCGTGGCGACGGCGTTGTCGGCTCCGGGAGCGGTGATCGACCTGACGAGCTGGACGGAGCCGGGGGATGGGTTTCGGTACGATCCGAAGACAGCCACGCTGACGGCGATGCACCTGAAGGTTCCGAACGGGATCGATCCGACCGACCTGGTGTCGGAAGAGCTGACGATCAAGGGTCTGGACGGGACGCCTCTGCCGCTTTCGATCGTGTACAAGAAGGGGCTCGTGCGGGACGGAAAAGCTCCTCTGGCGATGATCGGGTACGGGGCCTATGGAGATGCGTTTACGCCGGGCTTCAGCCGACGCAACATGGCGTGGCTTGAACGCGGAGGCGTGCTGGCGATCGCGCATGTGCGGGGCGGGGGGGAGCTTGGCGAGGGTTGGCACCTGGCGGGGAAGAAGCTGACCAAGCCGAATACCTGGCGGGATTTTATTGCGTCGGCGCAGTACCTGATCGATGCGAAGTACACGTCGAAGGAGAGGCTTGGGATCTGGAGCCAGTCGGCGGGTGGGGTTTTGATTGGGCGGTCGATTACGGAGCGGCCGGATCTGTTCGCGGCGGCGGTGGACGGGGTTCCTTGCTCGGATATGCTGCGCGAAGAGACGGGGGCTAACGGGCCGGCCAATATTCCCGAGTTTGGCTCGGTGAAGGAAGAGGATGGGTTCAAGGCGCTGCGGGAGATGGCGGCGTATGAGCATGTCTTGCCGGGCACGAAGTATCCGGCGACGCTGGTGACGGCGGGCGCGAACGATCCGCGGGTGGATCCGTGGGAGGGGGCGAAGATGGCCTCGCGTCTGCAGGCCGCGAATGGCGGGACGAAGCCGATTCTGTTCCGAGTGAACTATGACGCGGGGCACGGGATTACGGACACCGTCGCGCAGCAGGTATCGGACTGGACGGATATCTTTACGTTCTTTCTTTGGAACTTCGGGGATGCTGGGTTTCAGCCTATGGTGGTGGCAGGGGCCGAAGGACACGGGCGATGA
- a CDS encoding DUF1801 domain-containing protein, with product MKKLAPVEAATALIDGRIKELGDWRGEMLARVRGIIRAADAEVVEEWKWRGVPVWSHGGIICTGETYKQVVKLTFAKGAALADPSGLFNSSLEGNVRRAIDIREGEAVSEGALTELVRAAVGLNLKGKSKAKVGRAKATTDADSLRE from the coding sequence ATGAAGAAGCTTGCGCCGGTGGAGGCTGCAACTGCGCTGATCGATGGGAGGATCAAGGAGCTTGGCGACTGGCGGGGGGAGATGCTGGCCAGGGTGCGGGGCATCATTCGGGCGGCGGACGCTGAGGTCGTGGAAGAGTGGAAGTGGCGGGGGGTTCCGGTGTGGTCGCACGGCGGGATTATCTGCACGGGCGAGACGTACAAACAGGTGGTGAAGCTGACCTTTGCGAAGGGAGCGGCGTTGGCGGATCCTTCGGGGCTCTTCAATTCGAGTCTTGAGGGGAATGTTCGACGGGCTATCGATATTCGTGAGGGGGAAGCGGTGAGCGAGGGGGCTTTGACGGAGCTTGTTCGGGCTGCGGTGGGGCTGAATCTGAAAGGGAAGAGCAAGGCAAAGGTGGGGCGGGCAAAGGCAACGACAGACGCAGATTCCCTTCGGGAATGA
- the guaB gene encoding IMP dehydrogenase: MILASIPEALTFDDVLLVPAYSDVIPTQVSTQTQLTKNITLTTPLMSAAMDTVTESRLAIAMAQQGGMGVVHRNLTIEQQAGEIDKVKRSESGMIVDPVTISPDRPIAAALEVMRRFKISGIPVTRDRKLVGILTNRDLRFVNDTTILIDDVMTKKNLITVPVGTTLEEAETILHEHRVEKLLVVNDQYELKGLITVKDIQKKLKYPNASKDAQGRLRVAGAIGATGDFLERAAALIEARVDALAIDSAHGHSSRVLEAVAECKKAFPHIDLLAGNIATYEGAIALMDAGADAVKVGIGPGSICTTRMVTGAGMPQITAISEAYRASQERGIPIIADGGIKYSGDVTKAIAAGASVVMMGSLFAGVDESPGETILYQGRSFKAYRGMGSLSAMAQGSGERYFQGKDDMNEIAMSERPSLTARETTSQNRLAKFVPEGIEGRVPHRGPLEAMVYQLVGGLRSGMGYLGCGTIEELQQNARFIRISNAGLRESHVHDVVITREAPNYHAE; encoded by the coding sequence ATGATCCTCGCCAGCATCCCCGAAGCCCTCACCTTTGACGACGTCCTCCTCGTTCCCGCCTATTCCGACGTCATCCCGACCCAGGTCAGCACCCAGACCCAACTGACCAAAAACATCACCCTCACCACCCCCCTCATGTCCGCCGCCATGGACACCGTCACCGAATCCCGCCTCGCCATCGCCATGGCCCAGCAGGGCGGCATGGGCGTCGTGCACCGCAACCTCACCATCGAGCAGCAGGCCGGCGAAATCGACAAGGTCAAGCGCTCCGAGTCCGGCATGATCGTCGACCCCGTCACGATCTCCCCCGACCGCCCCATCGCCGCCGCCCTCGAGGTCATGCGCCGCTTCAAGATCTCCGGCATCCCCGTCACGCGTGACCGCAAGCTCGTCGGCATCCTCACCAACCGCGACCTCCGCTTCGTCAACGACACCACCATCCTCATCGACGACGTGATGACCAAGAAGAACCTCATCACCGTCCCCGTCGGCACCACCCTCGAAGAAGCCGAGACCATCCTCCACGAGCACCGCGTCGAAAAGCTCCTCGTCGTCAACGACCAGTACGAGCTCAAGGGCCTCATCACCGTCAAGGACATCCAGAAGAAGCTCAAGTACCCCAACGCCAGCAAGGACGCCCAGGGCCGCCTCCGCGTCGCCGGGGCCATCGGGGCCACGGGTGACTTCCTCGAACGCGCCGCCGCCCTCATCGAGGCCCGCGTCGACGCCCTCGCCATCGACTCCGCCCATGGCCACTCCTCGCGCGTCCTCGAAGCCGTCGCCGAGTGCAAGAAGGCCTTCCCCCACATCGACCTGCTTGCCGGAAACATCGCCACCTATGAAGGCGCCATCGCCCTCATGGACGCAGGCGCCGACGCCGTCAAGGTAGGCATCGGCCCCGGATCCATCTGCACCACCCGCATGGTCACCGGCGCCGGCATGCCCCAGATCACCGCCATCTCCGAGGCTTACCGCGCCTCGCAGGAACGCGGCATCCCCATCATCGCCGACGGCGGCATCAAGTACTCCGGAGACGTCACCAAGGCCATCGCCGCCGGAGCAAGCGTCGTCATGATGGGCTCCCTCTTTGCCGGAGTCGACGAGAGCCCGGGCGAGACCATCCTCTACCAGGGCCGATCCTTCAAGGCATACCGCGGCATGGGCTCGCTCTCTGCCATGGCCCAGGGCTCGGGCGAGCGCTACTTCCAGGGCAAGGACGACATGAACGAGATCGCCATGAGCGAGCGTCCAAGCCTGACCGCCCGTGAGACCACAAGTCAGAACCGCCTCGCCAAGTTCGTCCCCGAAGGCATCGAAGGCCGCGTCCCCCATCGCGGACCTCTCGAAGCCATGGTCTACCAGCTCGTCGGCGGCCTCCGCTCCGGCATGGGTTACCTCGGCTGCGGCACCATCGAGGAGCTCCAGCAAAACGCCCGCTTCATCCGCATCTCGAACGCCGGCCTCCGCGAATCCCACGTCCACGACGTCGTCATCACCCGCGAAGCCCCCAACTACCACGCCGAGTAA
- the rimP gene encoding ribosome maturation factor RimP: MAIQLDEIRAVASRVAASHHLDVVDVEFTGGSKFRTLRVYLEKDAEERAKLKAAAEADAELDLPKGVPVEMLSGVTHEDCVQFAQDFGTVLDVEDLIPGAEYTLEVSSPGLERKLVKAEDYQRFTGSLVKLQTFSPVVTHGNGANRQWQGRLVKLEGGNLTLDLSAVKQKGKAKKATAEAQTVEIALLNVEKAHLVAEI; encoded by the coding sequence ATGGCGATTCAGTTGGACGAAATTCGGGCAGTAGCTTCGCGGGTCGCGGCATCCCATCATCTGGACGTGGTGGATGTCGAGTTTACCGGCGGCTCGAAGTTCCGCACGTTGCGGGTGTATCTCGAAAAAGACGCTGAGGAGCGGGCCAAGCTGAAGGCCGCCGCCGAGGCGGATGCTGAGTTGGACCTGCCGAAGGGCGTTCCGGTCGAGATGCTCTCCGGCGTGACGCATGAGGATTGCGTGCAGTTCGCGCAGGACTTCGGGACGGTTCTGGATGTCGAGGACCTGATCCCCGGAGCGGAGTACACGCTCGAGGTCTCCTCCCCGGGCCTTGAACGGAAGCTGGTGAAGGCTGAGGATTATCAGCGCTTTACCGGAAGCCTCGTCAAACTACAGACGTTTTCGCCTGTCGTTACTCATGGAAACGGGGCGAACAGGCAGTGGCAAGGGCGGTTGGTGAAGCTCGAAGGCGGGAACCTGACGCTCGATCTTTCGGCCGTGAAACAGAAGGGTAAGGCGAAGAAGGCGACGGCCGAGGCACAGACGGTCGAGATTGCGCTGCTGAATGTTGAGAAAGCGCATCTGGTCGCCGAGATCTAA